Proteins encoded within one genomic window of Bacillus sp. 1NLA3E:
- the mltG gene encoding endolytic transglycosylase MltG yields the protein MMERQSEAKVVRKIVLIVSMIIFLLMGAVVGGGYFYIKSAMKPVDPNDKHEKKVTIPIGSSVTGIGQILEEKGIIKDAKVFKYYVKFKNEADFMAGNYKLTPAMTIPEIISRLKTGKLLQNAAFKITIPEGKQLKQIADIIAEKTNRGHDEVWAQLNDPAFVKSLMEKYPDLLTDEILNKDVIYPLEGYLFPATYSFYEEKPSIEKVVMEMLDKTKSVLNGYETQMSEQKVSPHKLLTMASLIEEEATEKADRETIASVFYNRVQAGMPLQTDPTVLYATGKHKERVLYEDLKVESPYNTYKYKGLPPGPIASSGTMSIEAALNPKKTDFLYFLATAEGDVIFTKTLSEHNKQKAEHITDK from the coding sequence ATGATGGAACGGCAAAGTGAAGCAAAGGTTGTTCGTAAAATTGTTCTCATCGTTTCGATGATCATTTTTTTACTAATGGGCGCTGTTGTAGGTGGAGGATATTTTTATATCAAATCTGCAATGAAACCAGTAGATCCAAACGATAAGCATGAGAAAAAGGTCACGATTCCGATAGGATCTTCTGTTACAGGAATTGGCCAGATTTTAGAAGAAAAGGGTATTATTAAAGACGCTAAAGTATTCAAATATTACGTGAAGTTCAAAAATGAAGCTGACTTTATGGCAGGAAACTACAAATTGACCCCAGCCATGACAATTCCAGAAATCATAAGTAGACTTAAGACAGGAAAACTGTTACAAAATGCAGCTTTCAAAATCACGATTCCGGAAGGTAAACAGCTTAAACAAATTGCTGATATTATTGCTGAAAAAACAAACCGGGGACATGACGAAGTATGGGCTCAACTAAATGATCCCGCCTTTGTAAAATCATTAATGGAAAAATATCCTGACCTGTTAACAGATGAAATATTAAATAAAGATGTTATATATCCATTGGAGGGTTATTTATTCCCTGCTACCTATTCTTTTTATGAGGAAAAACCATCAATTGAAAAAGTAGTTATGGAAATGCTGGATAAAACAAAATCTGTTTTAAATGGATACGAAACGCAAATGAGTGAGCAAAAAGTTTCTCCACATAAACTATTGACCATGGCTTCATTAATTGAAGAGGAAGCAACTGAAAAGGCAGACCGAGAGACAATTGCTAGTGTCTTTTACAATCGGGTTCAGGCAGGAATGCCACTTCAGACAGATCCGACCGTGCTTTATGCAACAGGTAAACATAAGGAGAGAGTCCTTTATGAAGATTTAAAGGTTGAATCCCCTTATAATACTTATAAATACAAGGGGTTGCCACCTGGCCCAATCGCTAGTTCAGGGACAATGTCTATTGAAGCGGCACTAAATCCCAAGAAAACAGACTTTTTATATTTCCT
- a CDS encoding DUF1292 domain-containing protein, with amino-acid sequence MDHGENNITVVDDEGNEQLCEVLFTFDSEEFGKSYVLYYPIGADDDDEEDIEIHASSFTPNENDEDGDLTPIETDEEWDLVEEMLNTFLEEQENEE; translated from the coding sequence ATGGATCACGGAGAAAATAATATTACTGTAGTAGATGATGAAGGAAACGAGCAATTATGTGAGGTTTTGTTTACATTTGATTCAGAGGAATTTGGAAAGTCTTATGTTTTATACTATCCAATTGGTGCTGATGACGATGATGAAGAAGACATCGAAATTCACGCTTCATCGTTTACTCCAAACGAAAACGACGAAGACGGCGATTTAACTCCAATTGAAACAGATGAAGAGTGGGATTTGGTTGAGGAAATGCTCAATACATTCCTAGAAGAGCAAGAAAACGAAGAATAA
- the ruvX gene encoding Holliday junction resolvase RuvX, translated as MRVMGLDVGTKTVGVAVSDELGWTAQGLTTLKINEEEKEFGFAEIGEIIKEQQVSKIVVGLPKNMNNTIGPRGEACQAYAGELEKLFSLPVVLWDERLTTMAAERVLLEADVSRKKRKKVIDKMAATLILQGFLDSKF; from the coding sequence ATGCGGGTAATGGGATTGGATGTCGGTACGAAAACAGTAGGTGTGGCAGTTAGTGATGAATTGGGCTGGACTGCACAAGGACTGACAACCTTGAAAATTAATGAAGAAGAAAAAGAGTTTGGATTTGCGGAAATTGGTGAGATTATTAAGGAACAACAAGTTAGTAAAATTGTTGTCGGTCTGCCAAAGAACATGAATAATACTATTGGTCCTCGGGGCGAAGCTTGCCAAGCTTACGCGGGTGAATTAGAAAAACTTTTCTCCTTGCCTGTTGTCCTTTGGGATGAACGATTGACCACAATGGCTGCGGAAAGGGTCCTTCTTGAAGCAGATGTTAGCCGCAAGAAACGAAAAAAAGTAATCGACAAAATGGCTGCAACACTTATTTTGCAGGGATTTTTAGATAGTAAATTTTAA
- a CDS encoding IreB family regulatory phosphoprotein — MSSFDKTMRFNFPEEPIEHNVTEVLNQVYGALQEKGYHPINQIVGYLLSGDPAYIPRHRDARNIIRKLERDEIIEELVKSYLKKQHED; from the coding sequence ATGAGCTCATTTGACAAAACGATGAGATTTAATTTTCCAGAAGAGCCTATTGAGCATAATGTAACTGAAGTACTAAATCAGGTATATGGTGCTTTGCAGGAAAAGGGATATCACCCCATTAACCAGATCGTTGGTTACCTACTGTCTGGGGACCCGGCCTATATTCCTCGTCATCGGGATGCCCGTAATATCATTCGCAAATTGGAACGGGATGAAATTATTGAAGAACTGGTGAAATCCTATTTGAAAAAACAGCATGAGGATTAA
- the alaS gene encoding alanine--tRNA ligase, whose protein sequence is MKKNLSGSDIRRLFLEFFKEKGHAVEPSAPLVPHDDPSLLWINSGVATLKKYFDGRVIPDNPRITNAQKSIRTNDIENVGKTARHHTFFEMLGNFSIGEYFKEEAIEWAWEFLTSEKWIGWEPERLSVTIHPEDTEAFEMWNKKIGIPEERIIRLEGNFWDIGEGPSGPNTEIFYDRGPEYGNDQNDPELYPGGENERYLEVWNLVFSQFNHNPDGTYTPLPKRNIDTGMGLERMASVVQDVPTNFDTDLFMPIIKETEAISGVTYRNNKEADVAFKVIADHIRTVAFAVGDGALPSNEGRGYVLRRLLRRAVRYAKQININRPFMFELVPVVGEIMHDFYPQVKENVEFIQKVIKNEEERFHETLHDGLAILSNVIEKQKEQKSEVIPGEDVFRLYDTYGFPVELTEEYAEESGMKVDHAGFEKEMELQRERARSARHDVDSMQVQGGVLGDIKVESKFIGYQQLETDANVLVILKDGELADAANVGDEVKLILDVTPFYAESGGQIADQGTLVATGVKVKIKDVQKAPNGQNLHQAVIEEGTLKPNAMVKAIVNQEIRGDIIKNHTATHLLQRALKDVLGPHVNQAGSLVEPDRLRFDFSHFGQIHPEELEKIEAIVNEQIWRSIQVNIDLKPIAEAKALGAMALFGEKYGDIVRVVQVGDFSLELCGGCHVPNTSVIGLFKIVSESGIGAGTRRIEAVTGESAYKLLNDQIGILKEVAAKLKSNPKEVVNRIETLLGEIKQLQRENESLSAKLGNIEAGGLVSKIKEIDGIKVLSAKVQASDMNNLRNMADDLKQKIGSGIVLLGSVNDDKVNLIAGVTNDLIEKGYHAGKLIKEVASRCGGGGGGRPDMAQAGGKDPNKLESALSFVDEWVKSV, encoded by the coding sequence ATGAAAAAGAACTTATCTGGCTCAGATATACGCCGATTGTTTTTAGAATTTTTTAAAGAAAAAGGACATGCTGTCGAACCAAGTGCACCGCTGGTTCCCCATGATGATCCATCATTATTATGGATCAATAGCGGTGTAGCAACGTTAAAAAAATATTTCGATGGTCGTGTGATTCCGGATAATCCAAGAATCACTAATGCTCAAAAATCAATCCGTACAAATGATATCGAAAATGTTGGAAAAACGGCACGACATCATACTTTTTTCGAAATGTTGGGTAATTTCTCGATTGGAGAATACTTTAAAGAAGAAGCAATTGAATGGGCTTGGGAGTTTCTTACTAGTGAAAAATGGATTGGATGGGAACCTGAACGTTTATCGGTCACAATCCATCCTGAAGACACAGAAGCATTTGAAATGTGGAACAAAAAAATTGGAATTCCAGAAGAAAGAATTATTCGTTTGGAAGGGAATTTCTGGGATATTGGTGAGGGTCCAAGTGGCCCGAATACAGAAATTTTTTATGATCGTGGCCCAGAGTATGGTAACGATCAAAATGATCCTGAATTGTATCCTGGTGGGGAAAATGAGCGCTATTTAGAGGTTTGGAATCTAGTGTTTTCACAATTTAATCACAACCCTGATGGGACATACACTCCACTTCCTAAGAGAAATATTGATACGGGGATGGGGCTTGAACGGATGGCTTCTGTTGTCCAGGATGTTCCCACAAACTTTGATACAGATTTGTTTATGCCAATTATAAAAGAGACAGAAGCAATATCTGGTGTTACATACCGTAATAATAAAGAAGCTGATGTTGCATTTAAAGTAATTGCTGATCACATTCGTACTGTTGCCTTTGCTGTTGGTGATGGAGCTTTACCTTCAAACGAAGGAAGAGGTTATGTGTTGCGCCGCTTGCTGCGCCGCGCTGTTCGTTATGCAAAGCAAATTAATATTAATCGACCATTTATGTTTGAATTAGTCCCAGTTGTTGGTGAAATCATGCACGATTTTTACCCGCAAGTAAAAGAAAATGTAGAATTCATTCAAAAGGTCATAAAAAATGAAGAAGAGCGTTTCCATGAGACGTTACATGATGGTTTAGCGATTCTATCAAATGTAATCGAGAAACAAAAAGAACAAAAAAGCGAGGTCATCCCTGGGGAAGACGTGTTCCGTCTCTATGATACTTATGGATTCCCTGTGGAGTTGACAGAGGAATATGCGGAAGAGAGCGGCATGAAGGTTGACCATGCTGGCTTTGAAAAGGAAATGGAACTTCAACGTGAACGTGCGCGCTCTGCCAGACATGATGTTGATTCGATGCAGGTTCAGGGTGGAGTATTAGGCGATATAAAGGTTGAAAGCAAATTTATTGGCTATCAGCAATTAGAAACCGACGCAAACGTCTTAGTTATCCTAAAAGATGGTGAACTAGCAGATGCAGCAAATGTCGGGGATGAAGTGAAGCTAATTTTAGATGTTACCCCTTTCTATGCTGAGAGCGGTGGTCAAATTGCTGACCAAGGGACTTTAGTTGCTACTGGTGTTAAGGTGAAAATTAAGGATGTTCAAAAGGCTCCTAATGGACAGAATTTGCATCAAGCTGTAATTGAAGAGGGAACGCTAAAGCCAAACGCAATGGTAAAGGCAATTGTGAACCAGGAAATTCGTGGCGACATTATCAAGAATCATACTGCAACCCATTTACTGCAACGCGCCTTAAAAGATGTCCTTGGTCCTCATGTTAATCAAGCTGGTTCACTTGTTGAGCCTGATAGATTACGATTTGATTTCTCTCATTTTGGTCAAATCCATCCTGAGGAGCTTGAGAAGATTGAAGCGATTGTCAATGAACAGATTTGGCGGAGCATTCAAGTTAACATTGATTTAAAACCAATTGCTGAAGCGAAGGCATTGGGAGCCATGGCTCTGTTTGGTGAAAAATATGGTGATATCGTTCGTGTCGTGCAAGTGGGAGACTTTAGCCTAGAGCTTTGTGGTGGTTGCCATGTTCCAAATACGTCTGTTATCGGTTTATTTAAAATCGTATCCGAATCAGGCATCGGTGCAGGTACACGCCGAATTGAGGCAGTAACTGGCGAATCGGCTTATAAATTATTAAACGACCAAATTGGAATATTGAAAGAAGTGGCAGCAAAGCTTAAATCAAATCCTAAAGAGGTCGTTAATCGGATTGAAACATTATTAGGGGAAATCAAGCAGCTTCAACGTGAAAATGAATCATTGTCAGCAAAATTGGGTAATATTGAAGCTGGAGGTCTCGTTTCTAAAATCAAAGAAATTGATGGAATTAAAGTGCTTTCCGCCAAAGTTCAAGCATCAGACATGAATAATTTACGCAATATGGCGGATGACTTAAAACAAAAAATTGGTTCCGGAATCGTGTTACTCGGAAGTGTCAATGATGACAAAGTTAACCTTATTGCTGGTGTCACCAATGATTTAATCGAAAAGGGCTATCACGCTGGAAAGTTAATCAAAGAAGTTGCTTCTCGCTGTGGTGGTGGCGGAGGCGGACGTCCTGATATGGCCCAAGCCGGAGGAAAAGATCCTAATAAATTAGAATCTGCACTTTCTTTTGTTGACGAATGGGTAAAATCCGTTTGA
- a CDS encoding AI-2E family transporter yields MDIQVKWFYRLGFFLLLFGIIFIFLKLQQIWLPIFTVVITIFIPFIMAAFITYLLHPIIEKLHHTGLNRGIAVIIIYLLFFGGIGFGLYKGIPMIINQLQDLSKNIPTFAEQYMIMVDEIQDRTEAWPDGMKERIDSGIIALEGMLNRFLTRILTSLVQLINSIFLFAIIPFIAFYMLKDYHLLKKSVWYLTPRAWRKQGILFLRDVDDSLGNYIRGQLLVCVLIGTISALLFWFVDMKYPLLLGFIIGVTNVIPYFGPIIGAIPAVIIAATLSGKMVIISLVIIFILQFLEGNILSPFIVGKSLHMHPLFIMFSLLAGGEIGGILGLILAVPILSISKVAILHAKDHFVRYRHPKENIRP; encoded by the coding sequence GTGGACATCCAGGTAAAATGGTTTTATCGACTAGGCTTTTTTCTTTTATTGTTTGGCATCATCTTTATCTTTTTAAAGCTTCAACAAATTTGGTTACCAATTTTCACGGTAGTAATCACTATCTTCATTCCTTTTATCATGGCGGCTTTTATCACCTACTTACTTCATCCTATTATAGAAAAACTGCATCACACTGGGTTGAACCGAGGGATAGCGGTAATCATCATTTATTTATTGTTTTTTGGAGGAATTGGTTTCGGTTTATACAAGGGGATACCGATGATAATCAACCAATTGCAAGACCTGTCCAAAAATATTCCTACCTTTGCCGAACAATATATGATAATGGTCGATGAGATACAAGATCGAACGGAAGCTTGGCCAGATGGAATGAAGGAACGAATAGATTCTGGAATCATCGCATTAGAAGGCATGTTAAATCGGTTTCTTACCAGAATCTTAACAAGCTTAGTCCAGTTGATTAATTCCATTTTCCTATTTGCGATTATCCCGTTTATTGCTTTTTACATGCTCAAGGATTATCACCTATTAAAAAAATCAGTATGGTATTTAACACCAAGGGCTTGGCGTAAACAAGGAATCCTTTTTTTACGTGATGTAGATGACTCGCTGGGGAATTATATAAGAGGACAATTGCTGGTCTGTGTCCTAATCGGGACGATTTCGGCACTGCTCTTTTGGTTTGTTGACATGAAATATCCATTATTGCTAGGGTTTATCATTGGAGTAACCAATGTGATTCCGTATTTTGGACCGATTATCGGAGCGATACCGGCTGTTATCATCGCCGCTACCTTATCGGGTAAAATGGTGATTATCTCGTTGGTCATTATTTTTATTCTGCAGTTTTTAGAAGGGAATATTTTATCGCCTTTTATAGTCGGAAAAAGCCTCCATATGCATCCATTATTTATTATGTTTTCCCTTTTAGCTGGCGGAGAAATTGGTGGGATCCTTGGGCTAATCCTGGCTGTTCCTATATTATCAATATCAAAAGTAGCAATTCTACATGCAAAGGACCACTTTGTTCGGTATAGGCATCCAAAAGAAAATATCCGTCCTTAG
- a CDS encoding YrzQ family protein has translation MNKVVSSALAIGAGMAAFNLMKNNNMMSTRQMKKIGKRISKAF, from the coding sequence ATGAACAAGGTAGTTTCCTCAGCTCTTGCAATAGGTGCCGGAATGGCTGCTTTTAATCTAATGAAAAATAACAACATGATGTCTACTAGGCAAATGAAAAAAATAGGAAAACGGATCAGTAAAGCTTTTTAA
- a CDS encoding PRC-barrel domain-containing protein, whose product MRTFSLVKGLPVYELKSGSKLGEVCDLSISSKGTVKGLLIKKQTLFKKMNFIDIKNIVSFGWDGVMVGQQEVLEPIPEPPEYTIEHKRSLVGKMVMSAEGEKLGLIEDVYFMEELGTIVGYECTDGFFSDIKEGKRVVKTVQSPAIGKDAIIVNVKSM is encoded by the coding sequence TTGCGGACGTTTTCATTAGTCAAAGGGCTTCCAGTTTATGAGTTAAAAAGTGGGTCTAAACTTGGCGAAGTTTGTGACTTAAGCATCTCGAGTAAAGGGACAGTAAAAGGATTATTGATAAAAAAGCAAACTTTGTTTAAAAAAATGAATTTTATTGATATTAAAAATATCGTTTCTTTTGGTTGGGATGGGGTTATGGTAGGGCAACAGGAAGTATTGGAGCCGATTCCAGAACCACCAGAATATACGATTGAACACAAAAGAAGCTTGGTTGGTAAAATGGTCATGTCAGCAGAAGGTGAAAAGCTTGGTTTGATTGAAGATGTTTATTTTATGGAAGAATTGGGCACAATTGTAGGGTATGAATGTACGGATGGATTCTTTTCGGATATTAAGGAAGGAAAGCGCGTCGTAAAAACCGTTCAATCGCCTGCAATCGGGAAGGATGCCATCATTGTAAATGTAAAATCAATGTGA